The following coding sequences are from one Plasmodium gaboni strain SY75 chromosome 10, whole genome shotgun sequence window:
- a CDS encoding putative 60S ribosomal protein L13, with translation MYKKEYVIDCKGHLLGRLASLIAKELLNGQRIVAVRCEDINISGSLYRNKLKYQEFLRLRTNTNPKKGPLHLREPSKILWRCVRGMLPHKTYKGQLALKKLKVCVGMPYPYDKKKKYVLPSALRAFRLKKHRRYCRLGTLSSRVGWNYDSLVKKNEVLRKQVSKAYYKKKVNNLNEKKEIKSEALNLINPEQRQVLENFGYA, from the exons atgtataaaaag GAATATGTTATCGATTGTAAGGGTCACCTGTTAGGTAGGTTGGCATCACTTATAGCAAAGGAATTATTAAATGGTCAAAGAATAGTAGCCGTAAGATGTGAAGATATAAACATATCAGGAAGTTTATATAGGAATAAGCTTAAGTATCAAGAATTTTTAAGATTAAGAACTAATACTAATCCAAAAAAAGGACCATTACATTTAAGAGAACCATCAAAAATATTGTGGAGATGTGTACGTGGTATGTTACCTcataaaacatataaagGACAACTTGCCTTAAAGAAATTGAAAGTATGTGTTGGTATGCCATATCCATATGataagaaaaagaaatatgtTTTACCAAGTGCTCTTAGAGCCTTCCgtttaaaaaaacacaGAAGATATTGCAGATTAGGTACCTTAAGTTCAAGAGTTGGTTGGAATTATGATTCTTtagttaaaaaaaatgaagtTTTAAGAAAACAAGTCTCAAAAGCttattataagaaaaaagtAAACAACCTAAATgaaaagaaagaaataaaatCTGAAGCTCTTAATTTAATCAACCCTGAACAACGTCAAGTTTTAGAAAATTTTGGATATGcataa